The window AAGAGAAAAATGAACTAAAAGGTTCTACTTAAGGATAAAgcattttgggtaaagtttacTGTTTGGAAGCCAGGTTCAAGGTTTAGTTGGAAAAAGCCCTCAGAAAGGCAGAGCCAAACTACCACAGTGTTTCTTAGTGTGCAAACCTTGTGGTACGAAGAGAAAATGGCCCCTAACCATCATTATTCTCCTGAATTCCTGCAGTTATTAAGGCTGCCACGAAATGTTTGCATAAAGAAAACCTATCTGCGACAGTTAAGAAGTGGTGTTCTCCTGTGTATATATAACAAACGGATGCTTACAGTGGGAGATTTCAAATAACTGCTGGGATTGTCTGTGTAACACACCAGCACACAACAACAAAGAGGCTAGGTTATCTTCAGAGTGTAGCGTACACTGTAGCTCTTTGCTATGATGTGCTTGGGTAGCTTTTTGTCTGCCAAATATGTCAAGCTAAAGAGATTGAACCATCTAGTGGCATGTATCTCAGATGTTGCTGCACTATGGCTCTTTCTTAACACGTCAAGTCTGTGACAGGCACCAGCTATTCGTAAATCCGTTACAAAGTGTGCTACCAACAACTGGAGAGTTTGGAAAATGAGCGATTTGAAAAATTGGGTTGCATCATTAAAACTTAATGAATATATTtgaaggtaaaaaaataaaaaataaaactgagccAAAGATACATTAGGCCCTTTTGATACTTGTAGAACACCCGTAGTGAGATTGGAAGCAGATGGCGCCGTAAAAAAGAGGTCCGTATAACAAATGCCTTCTGTTGCAGGccaaaagaaacattttataGTCctttataaatgtttttttgtttgtttgttttaaaaggaTAGATATGTTTAAATTGAAATATGTCCTACTAATGCAATCAGTTTTATCATTTAGTCTGTTAAAAGGAAccatcacccttttttttttttttttcactcacgGTACATAACCTTTTGTGAAATTGAGTTGTAATTTTAGAAAACATCAACAAGTGCCCCTGCAAAGTATAGCTTAAATCACATTATCTCCCTCCTTTTTAATTCTCAGCCTAAACATGTAGTTGTAGTTTTTTCAAACAGCTGCACAACCATCAATAGTTCATTGGAAAAGAAAACTTGAGCtttatcattaaaaaaacatgtaaaagttTAGCTGCTTCAATTATATGCACAGATACTGATATTTTATCCCTAAATGTTAGTGgaaagttgaaagaaaaaaatagttggaataaaatgatttattaaTTCTCAAAAGGGGATTTATATAAACAAttatttgaaataaaataaatatatatatacacacacaattaTTTAGCCTGTCAGTTAGCTAAGCAACGTTTTGTATTTAGTACAATTGTAAAATGTTACCTTGTCAGTTAGCCACACAACAATTCATTTTCACTATATTAACAAGCAAATGTTAGCTTTGTTAAGTCCTTGCGCACCACTTCAACATTAGCTTGTTAGTTAGCTGCAAGTgcatgataaaataaaaaaagttagcTGGTCAATTACACAACTTATTTTAACAAGCGAACGTTAGCTTTGGCAATTAGTTACGCAACTGTTATATTAACTGtagttgaaaataaaacattagCTTAGTCAGCTAGCTGCACAACAGTTAACTAATCAATTTTACCCAAACAATTAGCTCATTGATATTATTCATATTAGCCGACAAAGGCGATCTTAACAGTTACACAATTGTAAAGCATATCAAAAAGGACATATTACCATGCCAGTTTGCTACACAGTATCACACAAAAGAAGCAAACAGCTTGTCAATCAGCCACGCAACAGTTATACAAAttttattaaaaatattttgCTTTGCTCCAATGATATGCAACAGTTGGGGTTAGATTTATTGGCTAGCTAATGTTAAGTTTTCCAGGGGTGTAAAATATCTACACTCGCATCAGTTTTTCTGGTGCAACCCGTTTTAATTCGGTGATGCATAAATATGGACTTACTTAACACTTACATTGTAACAAACAGCTGGTGCCACTGCCCACCGTAATGTTGAAGAAATGCTTTTTAATCAATATTGTGCATCAGTATTCAGCTGTAGAGCCAACAATAATGTAGTACGTAACTAAACTGCAGTAATTATTATAGTTTCCAACAGAAAAAATACTAAATTTCCAATAATGGATGTATGGTAGTACTGTTTAATCAATAAACAGTGTCACATCTGTATGAAAAGCAGGAGTAATCAGGAGAAAACAGAGGAATGTATCCAAATATGATATTgggtaaaagagaaaaaagtcgatcaaaaaacgttttttttttccttgaaagTGCTCTTAATTTTCTTAACCCAACGTTAGGGGCATTAATTTGAGTTttattaatttctcttttttttccatcttaggTTGTTGTTGCTTTATTAGTAATATTATGACATCTCTCCAAACAATTTTTCTTCTAATTTAAGTCAGCTTTGATGAACTACCTCACGCTGAGTTTTCTGCCTGTTCGTGCAAATATTTAGTCACCTGCAGAATTAGCTATCGAAGATGTGTGAATAACAGattccattatttatttatttgaacgCGTACTATTTGTCAGTTTCAGCAGACTTCTAGTTTTGTACATTATGTATACTTCACCCAGAAGTAAGAGAATTgttatataaaatatttttttctttttttgggggggtttgtcttggtttttttgtttttgtttgtttgtttgttttttaaactaaatgtgCAATACCTTCAGCAAACTGTGCTAGTAATATGTGATGGGCTTAGCCATAGCTGTCTTCTGAAGGTAAAGAAAATGTTTTGGTACCGTCAATCCATGTTTtccttctttatttctttctttcttttccttcttttttttttttttttacaaataagatcaattGTTATTTCTGTGACTTGTTTTTTTAGTCATGATGTTACGTAATCGGTCTTTCCCACCAAAATATCTGTCGGCCGTAATTTGATGTAGAGTCCGAAAGTTCTTTGATTCGCACATTGCTGACAGATTTTGGATACGGGACGTATTCGTATgttaataaacacaaaaaagctGAGTAAATACCTACAAGAAATCGTTATATGTCTGGTGCTGGTTTGTAATGTTTGCTAGTGAATCCAGCCATGCAACTAGTTTTAAGAATTCCTGGATCTGCGCGTCCCAGCCGCAACCAGTGAAGAAGTGCACTACTAGAATACATGCACTGGGATCTCATGATGCCACCTCctggaaatgagaaaaaaaaaagaaaaaaaaatgtactgcaaataaaagaaatacaCTTTGGTTCATGATTGTACGTCTTCTTTCCGTATGaacaaatgttttgtcttcattgcTCAGTGCTTTCATGGAGTTGGGTAATCTTTGTCGGCCAGTACTTGAAAGGCTCCACTGCCTCTGAGGGATGTGGTCTTTCTTTCTTCAAGACCCAGATCTTTCCCAATACTCACAGCTAATGTTTAATAAACTCCTCCCAAGAACATTCAGTCATTTTCTACGAGTGAAATTATACTGCAGATTTTACGAGCTAAAGTGTTGTGTACTGCTATTGAGTAGCATGATGTGGcacttcaaaataaattggaaatatacattttgtttttctttaatgtcTGGTTATGTACAACATAGCCAGCTGCTTaaaacagcttctttttttatttatttttttttaaatacgtgCTGTATTGATATTTTGTTGGTCTAGTTTAGAGGAAAGTACTTATAACCAAAACCGTTTAATGGTCAACACAAAATTTCACAGCATTTTTTTAGAATCCTGTCAAATTTGGGCAATTTCGCATTCTCCAGAAATTCAAGTGCACCACACAATTTCACATGTTAGTCACCTTTATTCCCACATATGGCCATTTATTACAACAGTGGAAATCCATAATAAATAAGCACCATAGATGATCAGCAGAGTAATACAAAACAGTTATCCTTAGCCATGAGACGCACATAAGACGAAAGAAAAGTTCTGTTGGAATGAAAGAACCTGCTTTTGGTTTTGACCATTATGTGTGAAAGAGATGAGTCAATGAAGGACCGTTACCTTTTTAACCGATAAAAGAATAATTCATTGTGATTTAGTTCTTTAGAAAACAAGTTATCCGACCAAAAGCACACTTGCATGGAAAATTATAAATGATCATTGGGCCCTTTTTTGAGAAAAAACTGTCGCCAGAGACACCTTTGGACGTTCTTTTAGTTGGTAATATGATGCTGATATCCACATGGAATTATGATCAAATCGAGACAAAACTTCCTTTGTTCctttgacaaaacaaaaaccttcACAGTTACACTTTGTAACAAAAGAGACTCTTATTGCGACACATTTTCTAACATGACCAGCAGTACCCTGTGTCTTACGCCACACTGTAGCCAGAAATGCAGGTTAAACGTAAGGAGAGGCTTCCTTTTtttactcctttttttttctctctttttcttttctatagGGCTGGTTTTTAATCAATAACACATTCACTACAAGGATACATTCTTAATGCAAAACCTCCACTCAATTCACAATTGACTTTCACAAGAATTGGCACCTTCAAGTGATTTATCAGCATCAGCAGTTTGttcattgtattaaaaaaaaaacaaaaaaacaatgcagCCACTGAGTATACTATGGGGTAAATATATGCACGTTTCCAGACAAGCAAGcaacattacattttatttcctgtttaaAAACACTTCCCTGAAGGCACAACCAGGAAACTCCATTGTTTCTCTGAGGGCAGTGTTCAGCTTCATGTGCCAAAATCAACATGGCTTCCAGGCAGGCCATTCTGATCTCTTGTGAGTGAACAGCTGAGGCAGTCCAGCTTTGGTATTTACTGTGTATTGTAAATGAGCCACTTGCAAGTGGACTAGGCTGAAAAATGCTTTCAGAATGGTTTTCATCATCCCTGTTATATTATATGTACATCAAAGGTCTATTTACATCAGCAAGGATCAGAATGAATTGAAGATCGAGACTTTGCCGTCAAATGGACTTGGAAACCATGTCGATGGTGACGAGAGAGGCACTGGAAGGGCCTGAGGACAAAGAAGAGTTTGAGGCAGCTGTGGCGGGAGTCCCATCTGTTGATGCTTCAGTTACTATGGAAGAAACCATTTGGGAAATCTTGTTTTCTGAAACCTGCTTTTCCTTTTACGATATACAAACTGAATTCTACAGAAAACTATAGAAGCgctggcaataaaaaaaaaatatggaggATGGTACTAGTTGAGGAACTGCTGCTAAAACCTTCACTGTATTTAAAGAAGCAGTTCACCCAAATTACATAAAGGTAACTAGTGGTTCCTCACTATTAAAACACTTCAATAAGCCTAGTTTTGGAGAAATACTGCACATCAATGGGACTTTTTGCAGTCGCCATCCTGGTCAGAATTTAGTTTTGGGCGTCACAACATTACCACTCAATAGCACTTTGGTAAATTTACATTTTAGCAACTGATTCATATTTTCAAAGCCTGGACAAAAAAGAAGGACATTTCATAGCTTCCTCCACTAGATTAATTGACTCGGTACAATGTTAACTATTTGCCATGTTGTTGAATGTTTGCTGAGATGTCGGACACCACAAAATATTCAAGCGCTTAAGACAGTTAGCTTAGATTTGCATAAAGACTCATTTCCTGTTAAAGAAAATAAGTAAATCAAAAATGTGTACTTGTACTGTTTGACTTTTAAAAGTAGGCCATTAATATGCAAATATGATATAGCGTGATTACTTACCTTTGGGTGTTACTGGTGaatttttgcttgtttgtttttccttttccccTCTCTTTGTCTTAAGCTAGGCTAGCAGCTACTAGCCAGAACTTCCTCAGGTTCAGAGTGgtatcaaactcaacatataaCCCTCAGTGGGACATTAAATATTCCCCAAAATGTCAAACTATTGCTTTAACATAAATATCCAATGAAGATTAATATTAATCAGCTATCTGCATTAACAGTGACATTTCTAATAACTCTACAGTTTAAGCACAAAATCCATTAACTTAGCGTCCATGTAAAGTAGTGGTTCAAAAAGACAGTGCTAACCAGTACAGAGAATGTCAGGGATGTTACATTATTTTATATCAGTCTTGTACAGGCAcctgaaatgtttaaaacactgCCTTCATCAGATAAACCCTGGATAATTTGCAAGGAGTGTTGGCTCATCACAGAAGCGCCCTTTTAACGTTCAGTTTCAAGCATGCAGGAGTCAAAATCGTCAAGTGGAGACGATCCAGACAGGGACTACATTTACTACCTTTAGCATTTACTACCATCTCCACATTTCAATTTCAAGCTTGTAGGGAATGTGCAACAACATGCTTCTTTCATTTCTCTTGTTTTAATCTTCTTCCTAAGGAACGTTCTGATGCACTGAAGAGAATGGTAGCCCCTGAAACACTGACAGTTTCACACAAATAAAATACCATGTTGTATCAAATGTCACTTGTTCTTGCACCCAGGGCCAGATCCCCCAGTGTGGAAAAGAAATCCTCCATCTCTTTCTCCAGAAGTCGGTTGCGGTTTTCTGCATCCTCCCGTGCTCGCTCAGAGTTTCGAAGTTTGATCTCCAGCATGCGTTGTTTCTTCCTCTCTTGTTCCATTTCTTGTTCCAAACGCTCCATCTgggcacacagagcagcactGGACTCTTCCAGTCTGAGGGGATGGAGCACAACACACATAAAGGTAGTTCACAATTGTCTTTGTTCTTTTGAATTAATCATCGCAAAACGAACATCTCGCAAAGATCTTCTTGAAACAATAAAAATCTGGATCTTTCTGCAGCTTGCCCAAATGAATGGATTTAAGGATGTCAGGACTTCCTGACAAAGGGGCTTTCTGACCCCCCCCTCcacctaaaaaaaaaggaggaccACGTTTTGTAGCTTTTAAGTAATTTTTGCTGCTTATAAAGCATCTGAGTAGATTTTATGAGCATGGTGATTCAAACCTGCATTTTTTATACAAGTCACTTAGATGTAGATCTAAAAAACACAGGATGTCTATTTCAAAATTCAAAACCTGTGTTAAGAAGGATGCCTCATGTTCGGAGAGGATTTTTTAATTCTTTCTGGTCCCCAACAGAATAGAAAAGAGCAACATTACACCTCTGAAGTTTACCTCCACAAAAGCTTGATATACAGCAgcactactgtactgtaaaatgaAATCACGACAGAGTGATGCCATAGTTCACTCCGTACAGTCTGCAAGGAAGTGTGCCTGGGGCAGAAGTCTATAACAGACATGACACTTGTATCAACGACAAAAAGGAGAAAATCAACATTAATTGCCCATGACTAAAAAGATCTTGCAACATAGACTTACTTTTGAATCCTGGCCTCGTATGTGGACTTCTGCTTTCTCAACTCGTCCTTAAGTCCCTCCACCAGGCTGCTCAAACTTAAGTTATTGGCATCTCCATCTTCGGTCATGATAATGGACGGCACTCCGGCTGCCAAGGCCACGTTTCCGTTCTCACTGCAGGCTGCACTGCTAGTGCAAAGTTCCATGGCCTCATAACTGTCCTGCTCAGAGCTGGGCTCTGTcatcatccctccatccctttCTATTTCAGCCTCCCTCTGGCTTTCCACCCACTCCCCCTTCTCACCACCTTCTACACCACCACCAAAGTTCTGGTGTGCTGAGGGATCCCCGCCAGAGTCAGCCACGGAGATTTCACAGGAGGACGTAGACCACGGTGTGCTGGAGACACTCGGAACACTCCCCACGCTAGAGGAGCAGGTGACGTTGTCATAGGTGGACAGTCTCTGGGAGGAGCCGGTGGAGTCACGATCGCGGGTGGACCGCTCACCTGATGACGTGCGCCGGTGTCCCCTCAAGGAGGATAGACCATTCATGAGCCAGTtacctcctccaccaccactgGTTGTATCTGCCACTGAGCCCCCagtgacgctttgctttgcttgaGGCTGCGAACGAGGCGCAGAGGAGCTTTTAAATGAGTATTTCCAGGAAGGCATGGTCTTGGCTTGTTTACTAGGGCTGACCACTAGCTCTCCCTTCCCTGTTGAAGACCCAAGTTTTGTTCCAGGGTTCGGGTTAGGGCCCTGTGTGGGAGTGACAGCTGCGCACAGTTTGGCATCCAGGGATGAGGCACTACTGTGAAGTTCTTGGTCGGGGTTGGAGACGGGACAGCTCTGCAGGTCCTCTTCCGAGATCCACGCTCCCAGGCTGCGGTGTTGGAGCTGATGCCCCTGGACAGGTACCTCAGTTTGAGGTAATATGGCTCGTTCCTGGTCCCTCCCTGAGTACAATCGGTTGTGTTCCCTAATGAGGACTGTCATTAGATGCTGGACCAGAGAAGTCCCTAGACAATGTAGACCACATTCAGGCAGAATGTCATGAAAGGTACAGCCAGTTTTATCAGGTTCAATCTGCACATACAGTATGTTTAATAGTGTTATCAGATGGGACTACTACAGCGTGTAATGTGTTGAATTAAACACTTAAATTTGAATAATTATTAAGTTGTGCATACCTTCCATGATAGTAACTGGGTCCTCCATCTTGGGACGAAGAATATTTGGTCCAAATACTGTGGCGAGGTTCTGGACACTCATCTTGTTCTCGTTACAGTGGGACTGGACCTCATCTAGAAACCTACAGACAGATAATCGTGTGAAGACTGGGACAGAAAAAGACATCATTTTTGAAAAATCATCAAGCCGAAACAAAAGGTGGGGCGGGGGACTTACTTGCATATGTACTTGAGGAGATTGAAGTTCGGTAGAGGTAGAGTGCTAACTTGATTTTCAAGCTCCTGGACCCCCtggcataaaacacaaaacacactgTAGCACTTATTCTATACACAATGACGCCCAAATGATACACCGACAAAGAAGGAGTCCGCACAAACCTCTTCCTCATCTTTGGCCAAAAGCTGTGCACAGGTTAGAAAGTCTTCATATTTGGAGAAGGGGATCACTGGTTCAGGCAGCTCTCGCAGGTACAATTTTAACAATGATGCCACCGTGTGGACTTCTGTGTTACTGCAAGTGAATACACGCAATAAATGGAAAGAAACAGTACAGCAAAGGACGGGGCATCAGGACTGTAAAAATCAGAAACTCTCGATAGATGCTCTCTCCACCTGTCAAACAGAGGCTTGTCCCCGCAGTCGAAggcctcctgaagctctttgaccaGATTGGCCTGTCCGGGCATCCGGAAGAGACCCTCCTCATCCAGACCCCTCTCTCTGATGAAGTCAACACACTGCTCCACCAACAGGGGTGCCAGGCGGGGGCCAAACTTCTTCTCATACTGCACCGTGTCCTCTAGACGCTGGCCAAATATTCCTGAGGatgaacaaagaaaacacagagagGGTTGGTGGGTTGAAGCTTTACTGTGTTAGAGAAAGGTTTTTTTCGTCTTCTAAGTACAGAGAGCCTATAGaaatatttaaagaaaatattatataaatatGATGAGTACAAATATATGTTTTTTGCTTGGACTGAGACATGCTACTTTAGTGTGATTAGAGCACGAGCAAGACTGCTGTATGACACTGCCCAGTTTGTCACATTAAATGTCACCTTTAAAAGCAGATAGTATCCTGTATTA of the Odontesthes bonariensis isolate fOdoBon6 chromosome 23, fOdoBon6.hap1, whole genome shotgun sequence genome contains:
- the arhgap22b gene encoding rho GTPase-activating protein 22 yields the protein MTTMLSPKIRQTRRARSKSMVMGEVSRGSCRPGSPSLQEGALKAGWLKKQRSIMKNWQLRWFVLRSDQLYFYKDEEETKPQGCIPLQGCQVNELTANPDEPGRHLFEIVPGGTGEKDRAPISHESFLLMANSQTDMDDWVKAIRRVIWAPFGGGIFGQRLEDTVQYEKKFGPRLAPLLVEQCVDFIRERGLDEEGLFRMPGQANLVKELQEAFDCGDKPLFDSNTEVHTVASLLKLYLRELPEPVIPFSKYEDFLTCAQLLAKDEEEGVQELENQVSTLPLPNFNLLKYICKFLDEVQSHCNENKMSVQNLATVFGPNILRPKMEDPVTIMEGTSLVQHLMTVLIREHNRLYSGRDQERAILPQTEVPVQGHQLQHRSLGAWISEEDLQSCPVSNPDQELHSSASSLDAKLCAAVTPTQGPNPNPGTKLGSSTGKGELVVSPSKQAKTMPSWKYSFKSSSAPRSQPQAKQSVTGGSVADTTSGGGGGNWLMNGLSSLRGHRRTSSGERSTRDRDSTGSSQRLSTYDNVTCSSSVGSVPSVSSTPWSTSSCEISVADSGGDPSAHQNFGGGVEGGEKGEWVESQREAEIERDGGMMTEPSSEQDSYEAMELCTSSAACSENGNVALAAGVPSIIMTEDGDANNLSLSSLVEGLKDELRKQKSTYEARIQKLEESSAALCAQMERLEQEMEQERKKQRMLEIKLRNSERAREDAENRNRLLEKEMEDFFSTLGDLALGARTSDI